A single Sphingosinicella sp. BN140058 DNA region contains:
- a CDS encoding Bax inhibitor-1/YccA family protein: MALAAKPDRMFTHSRLQYDAALRRHMISVYNWLIAGLLLSAVTAYVSASTGLAAAITDSSTLSLACAGTPIAVALLPKGVSDRLSASGAGLMLCLFAGSMGVALSTMLQDLSGASLAATFLATAASLGTLSLFGYTTRHDLSRAGSLILKGASGLLIALLMNLLVGSPPVHTAISIAGVLLFTALTAFDTQRIKIGYLSSTGYEPRSPVYAALNLYLDFLSLFLFVVRLIVGRT; the protein is encoded by the coding sequence ATGGCTCTCGCAGCCAAACCCGACCGCATGTTTACGCACTCGCGCTTGCAATACGACGCCGCCCTCCGCCGCCACATGATCAGCGTCTACAACTGGCTGATCGCCGGTCTCCTTCTCAGCGCCGTCACGGCCTACGTCTCGGCCTCGACAGGACTGGCAGCGGCGATCACCGACAGTTCGACGCTTTCCCTGGCGTGCGCGGGCACGCCCATCGCGGTCGCCCTGCTCCCGAAAGGTGTTTCGGATCGGCTTTCGGCTAGTGGTGCCGGCCTCATGCTCTGCCTCTTTGCAGGCTCAATGGGCGTTGCCTTATCGACTATGCTCCAGGATCTATCCGGAGCGTCTCTTGCAGCAACCTTCCTCGCCACCGCAGCGTCGTTGGGCACGCTCAGCCTATTTGGCTACACGACGAGGCATGATCTCTCCCGGGCCGGCTCCCTTATCCTGAAGGGGGCTAGCGGCCTCTTGATTGCTCTTCTCATGAATTTGCTTGTCGGCTCGCCGCCCGTCCACACCGCCATTAGCATAGCGGGCGTGCTCCTGTTCACCGCCCTCACGGCTTTCGACACACAGAGGATCAAAATCGGTTACCTTAGCAGCACCGGATATGAACCTCGCTCGCCGGTGTATGCCGCCTTAAACCTCTATCTCGATTTTCTCTCCTTGTTCCTCTTCGTGGTGCGCCTAATTGTCGGCAGGACCTAA
- a CDS encoding M23 family metallopeptidase produces MAWLTRLIGASVIGCGLMSAAVLAQAMTSGFGARQDPINGRRANHAGVDIAAVTGTPVYATADGYVGRSRWAGGYGNLVEINHGNGYQTRFGHLSRRIVGEGQYVRRGALLGLIGSTGRSTGPHLHYEVRYNGAALDPTPFIRAFKGKVTTHRM; encoded by the coding sequence ATGGCTTGGCTGACCCGGCTTATCGGTGCTTCCGTGATCGGCTGCGGGTTGATGTCTGCTGCCGTCCTCGCTCAGGCGATGACGTCGGGGTTCGGAGCGCGTCAGGATCCCATCAACGGGCGGCGAGCAAATCATGCCGGCGTTGACATCGCTGCGGTGACCGGGACGCCGGTGTATGCGACCGCAGATGGCTATGTCGGCCGGTCGAGGTGGGCTGGAGGCTATGGAAACCTCGTCGAGATCAATCACGGCAACGGTTACCAGACGCGCTTCGGTCACCTCTCCAGACGTATCGTGGGGGAAGGGCAGTACGTTCGCAGGGGGGCCCTACTCGGGTTGATCGGGTCGACCGGTCGCTCGACCGGACCGCATCTGCACTACGAGGTTCGCTACAATGGCGCTGCTCTCGACCCCACGCCGTTCATTCGAGCGTTCAAGGGCAAGGTGACGACGCACCGAATGTGA